The following is a genomic window from Carassius gibelio isolate Cgi1373 ecotype wild population from Czech Republic chromosome B7, carGib1.2-hapl.c, whole genome shotgun sequence.
tatctgtaGAGCAAATATGCGGATAGATGAGGTTTATGTGTAACATATGTGGCATGGACATACAATTTCCCTTCACTCACTTAAAGGAAAAAACTCAtcccaaaatgaatattctgtcattctttactcaccatcatgttgtttcaaacctgcatgactttcttttccCCAAGGAATACAAGATAATCTGTTTTGAACATTTTGAGGTCCAGACAACATTGGACCCCATTAGATTTCTTTATGCATATATACAGATATGTAGCATACTGCATGATTTATTGTATATTGCCATATATTAAGAGAGACATTGCCATATATGTTACCTGTAAGTCAAAATATAATTCTCACATATGTACAGTTTCTGGATAAAAATTAAAGATATGCCTTCTTATAtgtatatgatatattatataagATCTGTCATGAAACTTTAGAGCCTAGGCGCAGGCTAATTGGTCATTAAGGCAAACTGATGATATCCACAGTGTTAAACTActaagctgattggttcatgttgctTATGTAGACAATTATCATattgctttacatttaaatagcTGGTTAGCATTCACTGGAGCATTTTGTAGCATGCCTACAGAGTTTTCCTGAaatcctccaccttccccagctccacctgtatagatctgctacaggttATTTTATATGCCATtcgtgcagcagcagtatgtcttaaataaaataaatactttataaagTCTTAATGTCTCACAGCACTGTATTAGCttatgtattggcagtagcaagttcctgCACTTGCTttgaagcagcagcagcaacaatctacaactacagcaataatGTACATGTGTTTATAAAATCTATATGgtaattttgaaatgataaaattATGATATGATATGTAGCAACCATATATGacaacattacatattttattcaaatgtgcaACTAATCTACAAAACAgcataatgtgtttgtgtgtgtgtgtatgtgtatatctgtatctttacatgtttttttttttattataatttatctttacatataaatgtctatatatactttattatattttagtacGGATAGACATATATGACAtttatgtctaaaaaaaaaaattatttaaacaagcATATTTGTCTGGTACAGATATCTACCttatgatattttaatttaaattaatatttatacatatattacatttgCGTAAGGGCCAACAGtggaaaaactaaacaaaaacaaattataagacattattaaaatataatctatacaataataataataataataataataataataataatagctttggatgacaagagggtgagtaaagaCAGAATTACCttttgtgtgtaagtgtgtaagtTCAGTGTGCCGACTTTAGCATGTCCTCTCTTAACCTCTCTTGTCCCATACACAAAGACACAATATTTGCATGGCTTTTATGCTCTGACTAGTCAAAACAGAGCATACAAAGAGGAGGGACAAAGGTAAAGCCTCTGGCTGATCCCGGTCACTTTAGTTCTGATTCATTCAGGTGGCTCTCTTCTTTCATCTCTGTATTTCTCATTATAGGAGCAAAGGGCTGCTATGCAAACTACACTGGTGTTAATCTGCTGTTCATAATGCCTCTCATCCTTCTGTTATTTCAACAGGCAGATGATGGAGAGGTGAAAACTCATCTGAGGCTCTGTTAACTGATTGCTGACTGCTGTGCACTGTCTCGTGGGGGGAAACAAATCTAGTATTtcagtgtatatatgtatgtgtctcTTTGTCTATGCACTTAAGCTCTGCTACATGCAAATTGCTGTGCTAAGAGGGTGATTTGCACTGCTTTTTCATTCTTTCCTGTATAAACCAATTTGAACTCAATCTAAACAAGAAAGCTCAttgatataaaaatttaaatgtaaaatgcctTTCCAGCGTTGTTCTTTTTCTCTCAGTTGTGTTTTATGCCCCCTCAGCATATTGCAACTTTTGTCAACACCTGCGTCATGTTCTCAGTTTCCACAGCAGAGTGAAACTACCCAATAAACATACTGTGAGCATCTGAGAGGAAAGCTTACAAGGGTGAACCTGAACCAGATGGTGAAATAAATGTCTCACAGCAGCACAGCAAGATGTCTCGAATCATATTTGAAATTCACCAAAGTGATTTGGATTTGTAACAGTGGATCAAAGTAAAAGACTATGCAATTGTGTGCAAGTACATGCATGTGTGCGGACATGACCAAATGCCTGTGTATACAGTAAGTCTGTGAGATGTAATCCCTTGCAGGAATCTTTATGtctttgtatttgtttatgaACAAAGGCTAACATCTCATAATAGATTGTTCTAGACAATTATAATGTAATATCCAATCAGACATAACTATCTATGGCATCATTATTGCTTGATGTTTACCACAACATAAGTCTGTGGATGTAATGTTTTAAGAAAAACCCCTAGCAACACTGTTTGTTAAGGAACATGTGCCATCCATGTGAATCATACAGTATATGGAAGATGGAAACTTATACAATTAAGAAACCAAGTTACCAGCTTCTTTTAATTTTGTCAATGGCAACACCCAATGCACGGAGGTTAAAGGTCTGGGTCAAGGTGGATTTAGCCTATTGAATATTCTTATAAGAGACCTTAGACTGGTCAACTCCTCCAATGAAAGGGGTCAAGGGCACAATGTAGCAAATAACAGGCAAAATCAAATTATCTGTACTTTTCAATGCCATTTAAAAAGAACATGATACTGGCATTGATCTTAACTGAAATAGCCACATATGTGACACAAATGCTTTGGCCAAACCAACTGAATTTTTGCCTGCATTATCTAAGGGAACTAAAACAAAATGATTGGATCATTTAGTTACTTTCAAGGAAACTCAAATGAGTTAAATCTATCAAGGTCTCAAGACCTTGTTTGTGGCCTCTGTGTTTAATTCAGTCTGGATAAAACACCAGCTGACTTGGACTACACATGGCTAAGCTAAATTAATAATTGATCTTCACCCTCATGAGCACAAACAACCATTTTGGTTCATCATTGAATATGTGCAACCTTCAAAGCAATCATTTCATTGAAGCTTGATGTAAAATGCCAGGTGATATTTGGAAAAGAACTCTCTAAATTAGGAAAAACGAAATTCAACACATTGCATACAGtttttctcattaaaaaataaataaataaataaataaaggttaagCAATGATGAATTTCTCTAATAATGTCTCGTGGCCATTAAAGAATACATGCATTTTGTAAATCAAATAAACTAATTTGTAATTTACCTTCAGCATGAAAAGTAGGTGGCTTAAACTATAGTAAAATGAAAGTATTTGTCAACATAAACAAATTAGGCACAATTACTGTATTACATCAGCAAACAATGTAGCCCAAAACACATATGAGTCAGGCCATCTATCTCGAACACAAACACCTTCTGGCAACATTTCcattacattataaaaaacaaatttaataataataataataataataataataataataataataataataataatataataataataataataataatactaataataataatactaataataaatatatccaaatatatacagtttcatatGTTATGGAGAAGTTAGCATGTATTGCCCTTCCAGTGTACAGATCTGTCAGTCTCATACTTATTCTgatatatcaaaattatttttatgcaaaGTATGTGTTACATTTCTTCTTGTTTGTTCATGCACACTGCTGAATTGGGAtatcaataataaattacaacatTTCATTTTGTCTAAGATGTACACGATAAAAAACGTGGAGCTACTTGATTAGAAGTCCTGTTCATTTCCATCACTTGTGATTGGCTTGGAGGCGGGACACCAGATTAAAGGATACAGGAGATCAGAGTAagaagcaaaaacatgcatttaacaCTGACACTCAGTGTTCACAAACCAGCCAAATTTTAATACTTTACCGGAAGTTTAGTTTTGAAATATCAGTGCTCAGTCTGAACACACATGGTGAGTTGCgttcatttctgtatttttgtatgtAGTTACCCTGTAAATATGATGGAAGTATTTGGTATCTTTCAGTTAAGATATTACATGAGGCCTTTTTAAATGTTCCTATATTTGTACACTACTACATATTTGACATTCACTTTCCATTCACTGTGGTTTACTGACCATCAGGGATATTAATGAAGTTCatagcttaaaaaaaacatgactaCATTTacaagatgcttttatccaaagcaatcttttgtttaaatgatttttgttttcatttaaattaaacagtttaaaacCAATACATAGCAttagttaatttaattaagtaaataatagTTCCATTTTGACATATGTGAACTACAGTATTCAGACTGAAGAGTGTGAACATCGGACAAGTACTTGTGTATGAATGCTTTCCATATGTGCTGATATTATTCTAGAAAAGTACATCAGAAACATCTGACTGTTTGTAATCCAAATGTGCTGATGCAACTTCCTGTCAACATGAATGAATCATGGCCTTGTTGTGTTGAAAGTCTGCAGACAGCATCTATACACAATGATGATTCCAGCCATCTGGGCTGAAGAAAGAGCGTGTCTGATTGGTTTGAATAGGAAAACTGGACATTGCCTAGAGGTCTTCCCGAAAGAAGCTCATTTGATTGTGAGTACCACATTCTTGGATACGCTTCAGTGAAGCCGCTCATGTACACTCATTCACGAAGCCCCATTATCTATATTCCTGCTTCTGCCTGGTCTTAATCAAAGTCTAATTATCTttaatttttctctttttcatgaaTGCCTTGCTAAAAGGACAGATTTTCTACAATAATTCCAATTGTCTTCTCAACGGTGTTTTATCACTGCCTTGAGATTGAAATCATATGGATCTTGTTAGCTGGGCCCGGACAGAAGGCTACTTACTATTTGAGGAAATTGAATTGGAGGATGGGTCACTGACGATACCATTGAGGAAATTAAATTGAGTCATGAGTGGTAGCAAAAAAGAATGTTTTCATCATgacaaaaagcacattatttatttaaaaagtcattatttagTATAGTATTATATCCTAACGGTATTCTGCTGTTGGTTTTGCTACCTCCGTCATGgccaatagattttttttttttttctttttatgctttTAATATGAACAGATTAAACTTTGTCCTGGAGAAAATGATATTGCCAATGTGGATTCTCCATCAAATGTCCCATTTAGCTCTCTATTAGGTTTAATCGGTGTCTGGGAAAGCAGCCCTTCTAGTATCAATGCACAGTAAACACACCACGTCTGTTTTCCTGTTCTGTGACCAGGCCTCATGTAGCAAGTTTAATATCCTGTTCATATTTATCAATGTCATAATGCAATTATTCACAACAAAACATGGTCAAAGCCGGCTGTCTCGCAAGGAAGATGGAATTCCCGTATACATGGGCTGGGGCTGTTATTACTGAGGGGAAGCGGGAGGAAAGAAGTGGCCACGTCTCATCCGTACTCAAGAACAAGCAGGAGAGCCCTGTTTTAGACAGCAGGACACTAGTCTTACAGATTGGTATCAAGCGGCGAGCTAACGTGTCACATCCAAAGGACATTTACAAGAAAGCCCATATAAATTTTACATAAAGTGTGCCCTTCTCCTTAGCAGCAGAGACAACAGTGTTGATGAAACGCTTTGAGCCCTCCTCCACATCTCCCTTCACCACCCTCGCTAATTCTTATTTAGCAGAAAAGAGAAGCCAAACACTGCTTGTGGCTGGCAGCACTTTGAAACGGCTGGACGGCTGGTAACAAATTAGGGGATGTCAGTGTGGGAAATGGGCTGGCCAGGATGATTAGTGTTGTTTTACAATCTGGTAAGGTTTGACCTTTCTGGGCAGCCATCATTCTAGACCCAAGTAAACTTGAGAAGGGGAGCAGATGTAAAATGGAGGTCGTTAAATACCCGTCAGTCTGTCGGTCTTTGCCTCTAACGTCGATTCATTTGACactcttttgttttctttccttcCAGAGTTGAAACTCATCCTCATTTGATCCCAACATGAGGCATCCAGAGAAATGACACTGTCAATACCCCCAAGAAACAGCAGTCTGCCACCTATGGAATGAAAACAGATGATGTGTCAACAGATGGATCTTAGCACTAAAGACATGATGGACTTTATGTCTCGGTGAGTCTGGCTCAAAAGATGCACTTAAATTAAGAAAATTTGAAAAAGCAAGATGGATGATCGTGATGCTTTAGGAATCATTTCCACTACAGTACTGTTGACCGCAAGTGGccctttttagtttttaaaacagTTGTCATGGCTGAGGGGTAAAATAAGGACATTTAAAGCAGCCAGATAACTATATTAGCTAAAATGGCTAAACTCAACACCCAAAAAACGGGCGACCTGCAGGCAGCAGGGCTGACGCTGTGGACTGTTGGGCTTCTTGCCAGTGTGATGCGATATAGTGTTCTCTCACTCACTGCCAGCTGCAAGAGCAGAAGCAACAAAGATTCCCCTGTGACCCACACAGCAGCAGATTCAGAAAAAGATGGACGCCACAGGCCCTAACCCCTGCCAGCGTTAATTGCCTTAAATTATTCAATTGCATCTGAAGCCAAAGAGGGTGCAGCACGCTGGGTGTGCAGCTGCAGGGAAGAGCTTACGCGGTCCCAGCCCTTCACTCGCACTTGCTGCCTGCTCTCTGCTCTCCACGGTATCCAAGATAAGAATAGAGGAGAAAAACTGAACGGCCCATCCTTCACCTTCAGCCGGGCTGGGCGGGTTAAGGCACTGGAAAGCCAAAGTATAGCTCAACAATTTATAAGTTTCAGAAACAGACATGTTTGCTCATTCAGATATGTgtacattcaaatatttatttgtttcttcaaatgtgcatttgttaaagtatgtgttcgtttgttcattcaaatgtgttttttcaaatatgcatttgtttgttcgttcataTGTGCGTTTGTTTGTTCAAATGTccacttcattcattcattcatgcattcattcattcatatgtgcatttgtttgtttgttcgaaTATGCATACTTTTGTTCATACgtgcatttgtttgttcattcttaTGTGCATTTGTTTGTTCAAATCTCTTtgatcattcattcatgcatgtgcATTTGTTTGTCCATTCAAATGTATGTTTGTTCAAATATGCATTTGTTCAAATATGTGTCTGTTTGTTTCATTCATATgtgcatttttttcattaaatgtttgtttaaatgtgtatttgtttttctgttcatatgtgcatttgtttgtttaaatttcaACTTTGTTCagcctttcattcattcattcatttgtgcttttgttcaaatgtgcatttgtttgtttgttcaatgtgatttgtttgtttgtttgctcaaaTGTTTGTGTTCAAATGTGCATTTGTTTACTCATCTAATGCATGCATTTCtcaaatgtgagttttttttttcttttaaaatgtgttacttcatgtgttcatttgtttgtttacatgttttttattaattcaaacgTGAATTTACTCTCTAATTTTTCAATTCTACCTTATTTTGTTCCTTTAAATGTCTGTTATTTCAAATGCTTGCCAtgtcaaatgtttgtttattttaaaggcGAGTTTGTTCAAATATGtgcttttattaatttaaagtttGATTAGTTTGCTTATTCCCTCAAATGTGTCTCTAtattgattgattttaaaatacttaaatgtcTCAGATATCCCGTGACCCTCCACTGCCATGGCAATGATGCCTTCCACAGCATCTCCCTTTCTGATCTGATTAAATTAAACACTTTTGGGATGGCAgatttgcaaatatatatattatattttttttttttttttttttttttacaccttttccaagcacaaagcattttttttttctttcagtgccATTACAAACACCATGGATTTCTGAGAAAGAGACATACACATTTGTGCATACTTATGTATGCATGAGTGCATTCATAATTCAAAGATAGTTCTTCTATGTAGGCTATATGAATGCAGCCAGAGTAAAAGTGAAACATTTCATCACATCCCATTATCGGTGTAAGAAGGGAATATGTGGTGATTCAGACATGATAAATTTAAGAGGATGGGACTATGTTAGTAAATTTTGTTGCATGACTTCCTCTGTTCTCTAAACGTTAAACTGAATTCTCTGATGGCATTACAGAAGCTCGAACAGTAAGAGCGTAACAAGGCTCAGAGCAACAGTCGGCTTTAATGGGGCGTTTGTGTAAACATCCCACTAATAAggcaaatgaaaataattatagcTCGTTTTCTAAGAAATGCTTTTCTTAAAATATTACCAAGCAGTTAGAATGTCTGTGTGGTATCCTCACTGAAGGTGACTTTGGTCCATATGACCTTACCTCTGTGACAGTATTGTCAGGTGTCTCAGAGCAGCCTGAGGACTGTGGTAGGCGGATGTGATGATGGACAATGGATTTCACAGCTCCACCCAgaacattttctcagtttttgcAGGCAACAGAGCGTAAAGGGCCCGAGAGTGGTGCCCTCTCATCTGAGACTGCAGGCTCACCATTTGGACGTAAAGCCCTCGGGTCCCCCTTTGTCAAGCTAAACAGGAAGCATTTTGCGACCTGTCACCGAATATCTCACAGATTCCTagtttcataatattttatttgttgttaaaaGAAATAATTCTCCCAGTACCAGGCAACAGTGCATCACATCCACTGGGAGTTCATTCACAGCTTCATTCTGAACCATTcgtcactttttttgttttttaaatatattttgcttcTCAGCTCTGGGACCTAgaaacacatctatctatctatctatctatctatctatctatctatctatctatctatctatctatctatctatctatctatctatctatctacatccatccatctatctatctatctatctatctatctatctatctatctatctatctatctatctatcaatctatctatctatctctctctctctctctctctctctctacatccatccatccatctctctctctctctatctatataTTAAtctatccctccatccatccatctatccatccctctctctctctctctcactctatctatctatctatctatctatctatctatctatctatctatctatctatctatctatctatctatctatctatctatctctacatccatccatccatcaatccatctctctctctatccatccatccatccatccatccatctatccatccctctctctctatctatctatctatctatctctctatcatccatcagtccatctatccatctatccatctatccatctatctatctatctatctatctatctatctatctatctatctatctatctatctatccctctctctctctttctctctacatccatccatccatccatctctctctctctctatctatctatatattaatctatctatccatccatccatccatttatctatccatccctctatctatctatctatctatctatctatctatctatctattgtttgCAAATTGTTTGCAATGCCATTTAACATTAGGGAATTAAATTGTAAATCGCAAGCCATTCTCAATCACTTCTGAATGGCGCAGTTGCCCAAAGAgacatttataaatgcatttagacATAAACAAAAATTGCAGAAAGGTTGAGCTTGACTCCTTGACTCAAGAGTATTTTGAAAAAGAACCAGCAAGCATCCCAATGCCAGCAAGTGTCAGCGTGAGAAGCGCAGCTGCAGTTAAGGAACAGAGAAGAGGGCCTCTCCTACAGATGCCTGGCAATCCAACAACAAGACTCTTGCCACTCACATGGGACTATTTGTCAAGCAACTGAGATGCATAGTATACTTGTGGAAAAACTGTTGAAGCTCGTCATCAATTTGAGCAAAATAAACATTGACAGTCAGGCACATCCAGAAAGTGACTTGAAAAAGTCAGATCTGATTCTGTCAAACCGAAGCCCTTGGTCCCCTGTGTGATTGGCGGAGAAGGGTGGATCTCCTCCATCGCAAAATACAATGATGAATTGCTCTCTCACCTTGAAAGAGTTTTTGGAACATACAAAACAACCGAGTGCAGGAATCCCAGTAGACCGCCTGATTATTCTGCTTGACACACTACTCTTACTATGTTTGCCCAACAGTTTAGAGAGTGGGCACTGTTCCAGGAAAACAGGgaggtaaaataaagtaaaacctcGCTCCTTAACTGAGTGTGGGAGGAAAGGAAATGCTTTAGGAAGGTTTGTTGGTTTGTATATGAGTTTGAGGTGGCCAGTAAAAGCTTTCAGtagtactataatataatatttatgatcGATAGTGAGATTATGGTACACATTCGAAACAGCTAATTCACATAGTTCACATTGGGATCAAGCATCTGGCTATTTCCACTACTGTCCTGTTGttatataaaacatgtatttaattttatttttttgacactgCTATATCAACCTTCATTGCCTCTGTAAATGAGGTTCTAGAAAGCtccaattgtttttgtttatttgaaacattttactgtaaattgcTGTTTCCCGTCGCAATTGGAGATGCCACCCTTTTCGCCCACACATGCTCCCTAGTAAATAAAAGCAACCTTGTCTTTACATTTTTCATCCAGGACTGATTATTCAAGCACTCAAGGTACTTCTTGTCAAAGGTTTGTCAAAGCTCactttttgaacttttgaaaACCTCTCAAGCAGCCTTGCTGACTGAAAACCATGCTCAGACTGAACACATGCAGTAGATACTCATGTTCAGAGCAATGCCATCTGCCAACTGAAAAGTTAAAGGTCATCTCTGTGGTGAACATATGTTTCATTGGAACCCCAACTTATAGCATATAGTAAAAATTTTTGgtcttaatttaaaaatatattttcgattTTCATCTCACTAGCATTAAATGTTTGCTTTATGTTTTGACTTTTCCCTGTTCCTGAATTCATCAATACGTTTCTACTCAGATGGGCCGGTTGGGCAGGAACATACTCTCTCACACAATTACTGTCCTCTGAGATGCATCCTCGTCCACCAATGAATCAACACTACAGGATCGGATTTGATGTTTCTATTCCTCAGAGTATGATAACTCAAGGTATTTATCACCTCGTTTAGCATCCTTGCATTGAAAACTGGGCAGCAGGAAGAATTAATCTTCCTCGAGGTGCTGCTCTTTCAAGAGCAAGCAGGGACAAGGTGCACATAAACTGAACTGCTGCCCGTTATCTGTGTCTTTTTGGGTAGGTTGAATGACAAATGGTTGTGTTTAAGATGATGCttgcaaacaaacataaaacttgTGGATAGAGAGGCTACAGTTGACGCCTCCCCATTGCTGGGACTGATGAGCAAAGGGTTAAGGGTCAACAAACAAAGAGATGCCCATGCAGAGCCACAATGCTGACCAATAAATAAGGCCTAAGACTCCAACAGACCTTGCTACCTCATTATTATTTTGATATAGTGTGTTGTAAGCCAGACCAATTTTTACTTATCTATGCTCCAGACAAGGaaaaaatacaaactaaactaaactaaaccatcCACCCTACATTAAACAAGCAGTTTGAGAAtggatgtataaataataataataattattattattattataattataataattatttattattattattattattattattattaaaacaattttaagaTGTATgctaacaaattaataaaaataatgataataataaacaggaggacaggaaaaaaatatttagcaaattaataatgcaaaatacaaCTTATACTGTAGTTTAAACATGGTAATGTGAATGaacgcgctggaatcatcccgggctgacgctcacaagtccggggtaagtatacagcgtgctgttaacggTCCCAAAACGTCTACTccatgtgtttctctgcgcaggcccggtgcacccaggacgcgatcttcccagatgtccttcactgcgacgccgggacaccacggaccctgggtgcatccacagcggaggacgcgagccgggtcccgggcgactacttctccccctcctgccttcgagctctccatccagaaccgcttcgctcccctccgcgagacaggacgcgacactgtgatcatcggagactccatcgtccgacacgtaagtgctacgttagccgaaggtaaagtgcacactcattgtttgcctggtgctcgtgttctcgatgtttctgcgcagatacccgcgatcctgaaggacggcgagagccccagagcggtcgtgcttcacgccggggttaacgacaccacgctgcggcagacggagacgctgaagagggacttcaggagcctgatcgagacggttcgcagcacgacgcccgcggcgacgatcgtcgtgtcaggaccactgcccacgtatcgacgaggacacgaaaggttcagtagactttttgctttaaatgaatggttgttgtcatggtgtaaagaacagaaactgctatttgttaataactggaatcttttctgggagcgtcctagactgtttcgcgctgatggattacaccccagcagaattggagcggagcttctctctgacaacatctccaggacacttcgctccatgtgactagtaagacaattctcaaataaccattatgatgagttttgttctaaccgcttaaatgctaaaggtacttgcgctgtaaaacctattaagactgtgtctgttccccgaatagtgaggtcaaaatataaatataatgtaggatctagaaaaaatcttatcgtaattaaaccagaaaaatgtaaagtaaatgaacaaaaacaatttttaaagtttgggctcataaatattagatcactcgcaccaaaagcagttattgtaaatgaaatgatcacagataatagttttgatttactctgcttgactgaaacctggctaaaaccaaatgattattttggtctaaatgagtctactccaccaaactactgttataagcatgagccccgtcagactggtcgtggcgggggtgttgcaacaatatatagtgatattctcaatgttacccagaaaacaggatacaggtttaactcatttgaaatacttctgctaaatgttactctgtcagacatgcaaaataaatctaatgtatctcttgctctggctactgtgtatagaccaccagggccgtatacagaattcctgaaagaatttgcagatttcctctcagaccttcta
Proteins encoded in this region:
- the LOC127962753 gene encoding uncharacterized protein LOC127962753 isoform X1, which gives rise to MSFTATPGHHGPWVHPQRRTRAGSRATTSPPPAFELSIQNRFAPLRETGRDTVIIGDSIVRHVSATLAEGKVHTHCLPGARVLDVSAQIPAILKDGESPRAVVLHAGVNDTTLRQTETLKRDFRSLIETVRSTTPAATIVVSGPLPTYRRGHERFSRLFALNEWLLSWCKEQKLLFVNNWNLFWERPRLFRADGLHPSRIGAELLSDNISRTLRSM
- the LOC127962753 gene encoding uncharacterized protein LOC127962753 isoform X2, producing MSFTATPGHHGPWVHPQRRTRAGSRATTSPPPAFELSIQNRFAPLRETGRDTVIIGDSIVRHIPAILKDGESPRAVVLHAGVNDTTLRQTETLKRDFRSLIETVRSTTPAATIVVSGPLPTYRRGHERFSRLFALNEWLLSWCKEQKLLFVNNWNLFWERPRLFRADGLHPSRIGAELLSDNISRTLRSM